The Glycine soja cultivar W05 chromosome 6, ASM419377v2, whole genome shotgun sequence genome has a window encoding:
- the LOC114415302 gene encoding VQ motif-containing protein 9-like, whose protein sequence is MDKSYHPSSNTSISTSSAANPNNNSRDQYLRHLNKLSQKISKPIIKKPVFDPPQAQVPNNQVQHQPPVYNINKNDFRDVVQKLTGSPAHDRISTPPPIQPPKPPSSRLQRIRPPPLPQITNRPPPLLNPTTLPRPQQLPNAVTFNNNFSVFSRPPAPLSPLPPFPTVHAPAESPISAYMRDLQTLVDANAKHFTGFSPLPPPPLVQPQPQPQPQQEQQPQQQQGMVPSQAPSSFQMPSSPVPFGCLNSQLASYPLLSPGLLFSPTSGQLGFPQLPLSPTVPVPSPRWKGI, encoded by the coding sequence ATGGATAAAAGCTATCATCCCTCTAGCAATACTAGTATAAGCACATCCTCTGCTGCCAACCCCAACAACAATAGCAGGGATCAATATCTTCGCCATCTCAACAAGCTCTCTCAAAAGATCTCCAAACCCATCATTAAGAAACCCGTCTTTGATCCTCCTCAGGCCCAAGTCCCAAACAATCAGGTGCAGCATCAGCCGCCGGTGTACAACATCAACAAGAACGACTTCCGTGATGTGGTTCAGAAACTGACGGGCTCACCTGCGCACGACCGCATCTCAACGCCGCCTCCCATTCAGCCACCCAAGCCCCCGAgctctcgccttcagaggattcGCCCTCCTCCCCTGCCTCAAATTACTAACCGCCCACCCCCGCTCCTTAACCCCACCACCCTCCCCCGCCCTCAACAACTCCCTAACGCCGTTACCTTCAACAACAACTTCTCCGTTTTTTCGAGACCCCCCGCGCCGTTATCTCCTCTGCCGCCGTTCCCCACCGTCCACGCCCCCGCTGAGTCACCTATCTCCGCCTACATGCGCGATCTGCAGACCCTCGTCGATGCAAACGCCAAGCACTTTACAGGCTTTTCTCCCTTGCCTCCACCGCCTCTGGTTCAACCTCAACCTCAACCTCAGCCTCAGCAAGAACAACAGCCACAGCAGCAGCAAGGGATGGTTCCGTCGCAAGCGCCGTCGTCGTTTCAGATGCCGTCTTCGCCTGTGCCGTTTGGGTGTTTGAATTCGCAGCTGGCGTCCTACCCTCTGCTGTCGCCGGGGCTTCTGTTTTCGCCAACTTCTGGTCAGTTAGGGTTTCCGCAGCTTCCGCTTTCGCCCACTGTGCCGGTTCCTAGCCCTCGCTGGAAGGGAATTTGA